CCTCcgcaaatatccagctgtacaaatcgATTGTATGTTCAATGTAAGCCGTGTGAGTCGCTCCCAGATGCGTAAATTTAAACGTATTTCGGTGCTCCCAAGGCTAAACTGacattattttaacattcataTTAGCCCGACAGACACCCAGGGAGTGCGAGTACAATCCTCATTCCCCACTGCTggattttaatttcaaacacGCGACGAATTCCACCACCCGAACCCAACTGCCGTCCCAACTGTAGCGTGTGTCCTGTTGCGCAGGTTTAGATGCCCGTGGGTTCCTGTTCGGTCCTCTGCTGGCTCAGAGGTTAGGAGTGGGCTTTGCGCTGGTGCGAAAGAAAGGGAAACTCCCAGGACCCACAGTATCGGTGGCGCACACTTTGGAATACGGAAAGGTTGAGCTCTTTTTTAATGTCACAGTGGTTTCTTCTTGCTGATAGCATGGTGACAGGGTGGTATTTCTATGTGCTTTTAAGAGTAAATATCGGGCCACTGAATTGTTAATCCtaaagtctttttaaaatgttgtgtagAATATTTTTTGCCAGAGACGCTTGACAGTTGTCACTTTGTAgagtttgctgtattttttaaggagtggggtgatggggggggggggtacctgccTATTACAAAGTTCTGTTCAAGCCAACATCGCATTTGGTGATTGGATCTCATTTTTGTTGATAAACTTATTTAAAAGGAGGGTGTCGTGATGCCTTATTTAGAACTTCTGAGTTGTGTGTGAGTAGCTGACGTCTTTCTTTCCTGTATGTGGCTCTGCTCTCGTGGATCAGGCTGAAGCTGAAATCCAGGAAGacgcagtgcatgctgggcaGAAGGTCATCCTCATCGATGACCTGCTCGCCACCGGAGGTAATGCGCCGAGTGGAAGCGTGAAAGGGTTACTTCACTTTGGTGTACCACAAGACATTTTGCGGAGattaccccattgtatttgcacaACGTGAATACTGGCGATACTGGCAACATCGGTTGTCCTTGCTGACCGAGAAAAGGCTTTGCCGTTCATCCCGGTTGTCTGGTTCCCAGTTCATTCCcattaattttcataatctCTCCGAAATTATAGTTTTAAAGCATAAACAAACTATGGAGGATAATAGATCGATAAAGATAGCAATAACTAGTTCCAGAGATTATAAAGGGGAAAATaggacggacacacacacagtcacgtaCATTGGTGTAGTTTTTAAAACCAACTTCAGATATTATGTCCCTTAAGTctattagtatttttttaaagaagtcaCTGTGAATTGCATTTGGGTCAAGGAATATTGTGGAATTTTACGCAGCATTTTGCACTGCTGTGCTCGTGTGTAGGGTCCAAAGTCTCGCTATCTGTCTTGAATGTTGGAAACCCGCCTGTGGGACTAAAGCCAGGCGAAGCACATCAGATTTCACAACACGTctccccctcgtcccccccgtATCCACCCTCATCCTTCCAGGGACGCTGCACGCGGCCTGCGAGCTGATGAAGAAGCAGCGGGCGGAGGTGCTGGGCTGCCTGGTGGTGATCGAGCTGACGGACCTGAAGGGGGCGGACAGAATCGGACCCGTGCCCGCGTTCTCCCTGGTGCAGTACTGACGGCGTTCCGGCTGCTGGGCTCGCTCTGCGTTCCATTCATTTACGTTCCCAAAGACATTCCTTTATCTCTGACGTTCACCCCATTCCAAAAACATCCATGCAGTCAACGCAGTCAACGCAGTGCCCTCTTCATATGTGCAGTCaagtgggagaggagggggaaaaaaaaaaacataggacagggctgctcaacccaattcctgtaggttctcactcCAAACCTAATTTGGCACAGCTGATTCTGTTAATTGGCAGCTCAACAagctctctagctgttgaatgagctgtggGCTTGTTAGGGTTAAGAGTAAAAACCTACCGGATGgagttgatctccaggaacagggttgggcagcccccCGATATAGGATTTTTGCTGGAACTGGCATTCGTATGCACTTTATGCATCTTTTCATAGGACCTATAGACATATTTTGTCTACTGGAATTGCACTGAAATGCGTGTGTGAGGTTGTATTGTGCATCTTTATGAACAGGACAAGGGGAAAATTCCTAAGGTGGAGAAATGCCCTTCTAGTAACCTCAAAGACATTTTCCTACATTTCTATGTAGACTTGTCGCATATAACGCTTGTATGACTCATTGGCCTTGTACCAAGGACTGTAGCTCAGGTCCTTGATGaacttaatctttttttttctttttttgcctaaAATCCCACCATTACAGTAATTTAGTCAGTCTGGATAAAATGGAAGGGTTAATATGCTCAAGATGCAACTGCAACTTTTAATTTTTGGAATCTCTGTGCAGGCTTTATAAGACTCCAGGAAAATTTGCCAACCCCCTGCCTTACAGACAGACGAAACAGCCAAATTTAGCAGTTGGCATTTGTTTGGTGCCTTTCTGTTGACGCCTCATAAGCACAGACATTCCCTTGTGCTACAATAGAAAAACTGTACATCTGTTCATGCTGTATAAATAATCTAGCGCTGTAGGAAACGCTTGATTCTACAGACTTGCATTGTTACAAGGAATTAAACCCGCCATTTTAGGCACAACCCATTTGATTAAATACAATTCCATGAAATGTTgtagtgctgtttttttttgggccaCTTGTTTAAATGTTTGACCAAATGTCAGGTTTAAATTTGAACgccaaataaatattaaaatcttatttaaaaCCTATTAAAATTCTGTTAAATTCACGTTTAAGGAATACACTTATGACATGAGTATTTCCCAAAAGACGGGCCTGAAAAAGGCAGGCAGTTGCTGCCAGACTTTATGGAACACGTCGTGCTACAAGTTTTGAAGATTCAAAAGCAATTCAAGAATTCAGGCttgggggaagaaaaagaaaaaagtgttttaatgaTGAATGTTTATTAATCCACTTAACTATACAACAGTGTACCGTGAATGTAATTCAGAGATAATTGaatacacacaaaccagcaATGGAAACTGCCTTTATTCCAAGTCCTCTGAAACAAAACCTGTCATGTCAATTGCAATGTGCATAGCTAGACCACAAAATTGCATTACAACTACAAATAAGCCAACGCTCATTTCACAGATTCTAAGCACGCTGCAGTTGACCCATGGGGTCAAACAGCAACACCAAACTTAATGCAGGAAACAGGATGTGGTCTAGACTGGCCCATGGATTCACAGGATCGTTTTTACAGCCCTTTAGCCAGTAAAAACCACTTGGTGTTGGTTCTGCCATGGAACACCAaaccccctccccatttcaaaaaaagttctgaaaagacttctttaaaaaagtttttaaaaaacagtccCTTCTTAGACAAAATGAAAGGCCCAAtcttcttccttt
This region of Anguilla anguilla isolate fAngAng1 chromosome 5, fAngAng1.pri, whole genome shotgun sequence genomic DNA includes:
- the aprt gene encoding adenine phosphoribosyltransferase → MAVSTRKEKLELIAQRIRPFVDFPSKGVVFRDICPLLKDPEALSAVIDLFEEHVRATCPGVELVVGLDARGFLFGPLLAQRLGVGFALVRKKGKLPGPTVSVAHTLEYGKAEAEIQEDAVHAGQKVILIDDLLATGGTLHAACELMKKQRAEVLGCLVVIELTDLKGADRIGPVPAFSLVQY